ATGAATAAAGAAGTAAGATTAGGGACATGTATTGTTGCGCATAAAAATTTGTCTGTAATAATTAATAAAACAATTAATAAAAACAATTATTTAAACTTATTAAAACCAGAGCCAAATAACCAATCAGATTTATTAAAAAATATTAACAGTAAAAATTATTTAGAATATGAACAACATAACAATGAAAGTTTAAACAACATTATACGAGCATTAAATTCTCTAGGAACAAAACCGGATGAATTAATTTCTATTCTTCAATCAATGAAAAGCGCAGGTTGTCTTTACGCTAAATTGGAAATTATTTAATGGAAAATCACTTATCTTTATTTAACATAACAAACTATCGTGCTAAATTAATTGATAGTTTAAAACATCAAGTAAAAACTAACCCTAAAAAATATGCATTAGAAACAGCTAAGCAAGTTGAAGGTATTTTTATTCATATGTTACTAAAAAGCATGAGATGTTCCTTGACAGAAGGAAATTTATTAGAAAATAATCAAAGTCGTTTATATACTGAAATATATGATGAACAAATTTCAAAAGAATTAACTAAAAAAGGCATTGGTCTAACAAATATTATTTTAAAACAAATTGAACAAAAAAAGTCATATATATAACGATTTTTTAAGGGGGGCTATATGAGTTCTATACTGAATTCTACTATTTCAAGTATTGATGCTATTCAAATATTAATTGATAATACATCAGAAAAAGTTTTAAATCCAAGTTATAGAGATTCATCAGAACGTATTTCGATAGAAAATAATATAGATGAATCTAATGCTAATGCAGGAGTAAAAATACAAAAAGTATATGATGAATATAATAATTTTATTGAAGAAGAAAAACGAAGAACTAGTGAGCGCGTGCAAGATGAACAGACAAGAATTGAAGAATATATAAAACTAGAAGATTTATTTATTGAAAAAATACATATTTTTAATGACCTAATGAACAAATTGTTTTCTTCTATTCAAGAAAATATTTCAAATAAAAATCAGAATGTATTCAATGAAGAAATAGAAAAAAATTTAAAAAATGTTGTTACTGGATTGAAAAATTTTAATGAAAAACTCACATTTATAGAAAATGACGTTAGAAATACTATATCAGAGAAAATAAAAAAAGCAAATATCTTAATTAATAAAATTTATAATCTTAACGTAACCATTCGTTATTTTCCAGTTAAACAAGTTCCTAATGGAATTTACAAATATATCGACGAAAGAGATCGATTAGTTGATGAGCTAAATGATATTATTGGCGTGACAGTAATTAAAGATAATAATAACTTTGAAGTCCGCTTAAATAGTGGTATGTGCCTTGTTAACAATGATAAAAAGAAAAATTTAATGATTTTAACATCTGACACTGATAAAAGATATATTAGTGTTGGATATTGGGATGATCATGAAAAAACACTTAAAAAAATAGAACATATGATTCCCAGTGGATCTTTAGGTGCTCTCCTTTCATTTCGCAAGGAAGAACTAAAAAACGCTAGAAATAAGCTTGGACAGTTAACTGTCAATTTTGCTGATAGTATCAATGAAAATCATACATTAGGATATGATATGCTTGGTAACCTTGGAAAACAAGTGTTTAACATTAGTACACCTGAAATTATATCTAGCTCAAATAACAAATCAAATCCCTTTACATCTATTCAATGGATATCTACAAGTAACGCACAAGACACTGATTACATAGTATATATGCAAAATAATCATTGGACAGTTCAAAGATTACGAGATAAAACAACATTTGAACCAGAAATATATCACAATAACAATAATGTATATCTTACTTTCGATGGTATGGAATTAAAAATTGAAGGGAACAATAATGAAGGTAATATGTATATGATTAAACCATATGATAAAACATTAGATGAGCTAGAACTTTTAATTGTAGAAAATACTCCATTTGCATTTTCTTCAACAAATGACATAAATCAACAAAACAGAAATAATGAAATTATTATATACAACTTAAACAAAGATAAATTAGTAAATAAAAAAGATACATTAGGTATGTCTTATCTCAAATTTTTAAAATCTATTTCTTACAAATGTAATGATCTTGAGGAAAAAGTTCCTTTTAAACGTCAAATGATTAGAATATTAAATAATAAAAAATTATCAATGTCTGATGATATAAATGAAGATTATCAAAATCTTAGTTACGAACAAAAATGTTATATTGCAAATGTGAAAATTTTAAAAATGGCAGAAAGTATTTTTAATGATATTATTGACTGTTATAGTTAATATTTATAAAAATTTTCACAATAAAAACTTACTTTTAAAGTAAGTTTTTATTTTCTATATATAATTGTTTAAGTAAAAAATAATTTTTTAAAAATATTAAGCAGAAAAATAGTTTTATTCGGTTTTAGTAATAGGTGAAGTAGAAAAATTAGTTGCAGAATGCGCTCCAGCAGCACTCTTATTTTTATTTAATTGTGTTAAAAAAATTGAGGATTTTATTGTTTTTCTATGTATTCCGGAATATGAACTATTAAAAATTTTGGTAATAGGTGCATAAGCTTGTGTTTTATTTTTTTCTTTTCTAAAATTTTGATTATTGAAAATTTTTTCTTGATTTGATACTAATACATTATTTTTCTTAAAAGATAGATGTAATTTTTTTCTTTCTTGAATTATATTAGGACTTTTAAAAATTTTTTTAATTTTATAAGAATGATTTTTTTTATTTTCTTTTAAATAATTATGTTTTTTTAACGATGTACTTTTTTTAATGATTTGATCATTTACATAAATAGATGAGATATTTATTTTTTTTTTAGTATTAAAAGTATGATTTTTATTTGTTGCGTTTATTTTTATTAATGAATTTTTAAACCAAACTCTCCCTAATGCTAATTCTAATGAAAAAACAATACCAGTAACTTTTTGGAGAGAATTAGTAGAGTATAAATTGATAAATTTATTTTTCAAAGAAGTAATATTTTTACTATTAAACTTTTGTTTAGCTGGTAAAACAATAAAATTTTCATTTTTAATGACGTTGATATATTGATTGCGATTATCAAAAACATTATTTTTTGTATTATATGCATTTAATTTAAAAAAATTAAATTGTTCTATGTAATTAATAAAATTATTTTTTTTGAAATGCTTATTTCTAGAAGATAAATTACGTCTTTTATTTAACAAATCAAATTCATTTTCAAAAGTTTTTTTATTATCTATATTTCTTCTAATTTTATTATTTTTAGATATAATTGTGATATTACTTTTCGTGTCATTTGTAGAAAAATTCTTTTCTTTTTTTAAAAAAATGTTATTTTTACAATGAAAAATATTTTTTTTTAATATTTCACTTTTAATAAAAATATTTTTTATTAGAAAATATTTTTTTATCCAAGATATAAAATTAATAAAAAAGTTATTTTTAACATTTTTTTTAGAAAATCTTTTTTGAATAATATTTTTTGAATTAATAGAATAATGAAATAATTTATTATTTTTTAAAAATGGTTTAGATTTATTTTTTTTATCTATCATTTCCTTTTTATTATTTTTTAAATTTTTATTACTTTTAACACCAGAAAGATAATAACTCATTGATGGTATTTGTTCTCCTTTTCTAATTCTAGAAACAAGATAATGAGGAGTTTTCATATTTTTATTGGGAACAATAATTGTTTTTCCACCTGCTTGTCGTTTTTCAATTGCATGTACTGCATCTCTTTTTTCATTTAATAAATAACAAGCGATTTCTATAGGAACAATCGCATGTACTTCATATGTATTTTCTTTTAATGCTTCCTCTTCAATTAAACGTAAAATTGATAAAGATAAAGATTCGTTATCTCTAATGGTACCTGTTCCTGTGCATCTAGGACAAATATGATGACTAGATTCACCTAAAGATGAACTTAATCTTTGTCTTGACATTTCTAAAAGACCAAATCTAGAAATATTACCAATTTGAACACGCGCTCGATCTTCACGAACAATTTCTCGAAGTTTATTTTCAATGGCTTTCTGATTACTCAAAGGAGTCATATCTATGAAATCGATTACTATTAACCCCCCCAAATCTCGTAATCTTAATTGTCTTGAAATTTCCTCAACTGCTTCCAGATTTGTGTTAAAAGCGGTTGATTCGATATCTACACCACGTGTAGAGCGAGCAGAATTAATATCAATAGCTGTCAAAGCTTCTGTACTGTCTACCATAATAGAACCGCCAGAAGGTAACCTTACTTTTCTTTGAAAAGCAGAATTTATTTGAGATTCAATTTGATAATAACTAAATAAAGGGATATCGCCAGTATAAAGTTTAATTTTATTAATGAAATCAGGACGACCTAAAGCGGAAATATGTTCTCGAGCTACGTTCAGTATTTCAGGGTTATCAATTAAAATTTCACCAATATCTTGGCGTAAATAATCCCTAAAAGCACGAAAAATTACATTGCTTTCTTGATGGATTAAAAATGGTGCAGCTTTATTTTCTGAAGCTTTTTGAATTGCATCCCAGTGTTTTAATCTAAGTGATAAATCCCATTGCAACGATTTTGTTGGTTTTCCGACTCCTGCTGTTCTAATTATTAAACCCATATTTTTAGGTAATTTTAAAGATAGCAGAGATTCTTTTAATTCAACGCGATCATTTCCTTCGATTCTTCTTGATATACCAGTAATATTTGGACTGTTAGGCATTAAAACTAAATAACTTCCCGCTAAGGTAACAAAAGTTGTTAAAGCTGCGCCCTTAGTACCTCTCTCTTCTTTATTTATTTGGACTATAAGTTCTTGTCCTTCTTGCAAAATATTTTTAATATTTAAACGAATATTTTTATTGTAATTTTTTGGAAAATATTTTTTAGAAATTTCCTTTAAGGGTAAAAAACCATGTTTTTCCATTCCATAATCGACAAAAGCAGCTTCTAAACTAGGTTCTATTCGAGTAATTTTTCCTTTATATATATTTGACTTTTTTTGTTCTGATCCAGAATTTTCTATATCAAGATCATATAAACGTTGACCATCAACAAGAGCTACGCGCAACTCTTCCTGCTGAGTTGCGTTAATTAACATTCTTTTCATTATAACATTTTCTCTCTTATTTTTATAAATAAGTAAATGTATCAACAGGAAATATATATTTTTAAAAAATTAATATTTTATTATCTAACTATGATTTTTATTTAAAATATATATAAAAATAAGTTGTTTTAAAAGACTATAAAAATAACTTAAAAATTAATAAATAAAAGTTTTTATAATTTGAAATTATTAACAATTCAATCATTGATACTAATATATTTATATATTTAATTATATTATAATTAATAAAAATTAAAAAAATTACATAATTATAGAGATTTTTTTAATGACATATAAAATATTATCTGCATCTATTATATATATTAATGAAGACATGATAAATCAGCGAATTGATAATTTTTTGAAAAAAAAATTTAAAAATATACCAAAAAGCATGATTTATCGTATTATTAGAACAGGAAAGATTCGAGTTAATAAAAAAAGAATTAAACCAAATTATAAATTAAAAATTGGAGACAACCTAAAAGTTCCTCCAATAAAGATTTTCGTAGAGGAAAAAAAATACTGTAATATTCATCATTATCAAACAAATCTATCAAATAATATACTTTATGAAGATAACTATTTATTAATAATTAATAAACCTTCTGGCATTGCAGTTCATGGTGGTAGTGGTATTAATTTTGGGGTTATAGAATATTTTCGAAAAATTCGTCCGTTAGAAAAATTCCTTGAACTTGTACATCGTATTGATCGAGATACATCAGGTATATTAATTTTAGCAAAAAAAAGAACATCTCTTATATCTATGCATCAACAAATAAGAGAAAAAAAAATAAAAAAAGAATATATTGCATTAGTACATGGATTATGGCCTTATGATTTGCAAAAAATATCAAAACCTTTATTAAAAATTAATTTTAAAAATAAACAAAAAAAAATGTTTATTAATAATTATGGAAAAGTTTCTGAAACTTATTTTAAAATAAAAAAACAATATTCTTGTACCACATTAATGTCTATTTTCCCAAAAACAGGAAGAACACATCAAATTAGAGCACATACATCATATGCAGGACATCCAATATTATTTGATAAGCGTTATGGAAATTTAAATTTAGATCAATTAATAAAAAATAAAATAAACTCTAGTAGACTTTTATTACATGCTATTTCGATTGATTTTGTACATCCAAACAACAATAAGATATTGCATATACAAGCACCATTAGATATGAATATTAGAAATTTTTTACAAAATCTTGTATGATATATTAAACAAGAAATTTGTTTTAATTAAAAAATATTTACAGAGAAAAAATTATATGGCCGTTCAAAAAAATAAACCTACTCGCTCTAAAAGAGGGATGCGTCGCTCACATGATAGTTTAAAAAAAATAACGTTATCTATAGATAAAACATCTGGAGAGACACATATTCGACATCACATCACTCAAAAGGGATTTTATAAAGGTAAAAAAGTTATTTAAAAAAATATAATAACGGTATTTAAAAAATACCGTTTGATAAAAGAATGAATTATTAAATTTTATTTATAAAATTTAATTATTTGTTTAAATAAATCTTTTATTTGAATAAAAAGGTTATTTGAATGTACTTGTTTGCTATGTTATTTCCAGGACAAGGCGTCCAATATATAAATATGTTATCTAGTTTTTTAAAAAAAGAGAAAATTTTTCAAGATATTTTCGAAGAAGCGTCAGAATGTCTAGGATATAATTTACTAAAATTGATAAGAGAAGGTCCGTTAGACAAAATAAATCATAGTAAATATACACAACCAACAATATTAACTGCATCAGTTGCAATTTATAAATTTTGGAGAAAATGTAATGGAATAAATCCATCATTTATGTCTGGCCATAGTTTAGGTGAATATTCTGCATTAGTTTGTTCTAAAGCTTTAAAGTTTACAGATGCGTTAAAAATTGTTTCTTTGCGCGGAAAATATATGCAAAAAATAATTTTAAATGAATCATATTTAGTAAAAGCTATAATTGGTTTAAACAAAAAAATCATTAAAAAAATTTGTGATAAATATACATCTAATACTGTTTCTATTGCAAGCATCAACTCAGATAATCAAATAATTATTTCAGGAAATAAGTTGGATGTATACCAAGCGAGTTTAGATTGTAAAAAATATGGAGCTAAATTTATTTTTGATGTCAATCTTAACATACC
This portion of the Buchnera aphidicola (Aphis gossypii) genome encodes:
- the rpmF gene encoding 50S ribosomal protein L32, producing MAVQKNKPTRSKRGMRRSHDSLKKITLSIDKTSGETHIRHHITQKGFYKGKKVI
- the rluC gene encoding 23S rRNA pseudouridine(955/2504/2580) synthase RluC, producing the protein MTYKILSASIIYINEDMINQRIDNFLKKKFKNIPKSMIYRIIRTGKIRVNKKRIKPNYKLKIGDNLKVPPIKIFVEEKKYCNIHHYQTNLSNNILYEDNYLLIINKPSGIAVHGGSGINFGVIEYFRKIRPLEKFLELVHRIDRDTSGILILAKKRTSLISMHQQIREKKIKKEYIALVHGLWPYDLQKISKPLLKINFKNKQKKMFINNYGKVSETYFKIKKQYSCTTLMSIFPKTGRTHQIRAHTSYAGHPILFDKRYGNLNLDQLIKNKINSSRLLLHAISIDFVHPNNNKILHIQAPLDMNIRNFLQNLV
- the fabD gene encoding ACP S-malonyltransferase, with protein sequence MYLFAMLFPGQGVQYINMLSSFLKKEKIFQDIFEEASECLGYNLLKLIREGPLDKINHSKYTQPTILTASVAIYKFWRKCNGINPSFMSGHSLGEYSALVCSKALKFTDALKIVSLRGKYMQKIILNESYLVKAIIGLNKKIIKKICDKYTSNTVSIASINSDNQIIISGNKLDVYQASLDCKKYGAKFIFDVNLNIPVHSYLMKPVSKKIESILKNIKIKKPTIPVINNVDVKCENDSQNIKKALVKQVYKTVRWKEIIDFIQSKNIFTMLEVGPNNILTNLNKNNVNLISFNTSNKKCFFHAFQQIN
- a CDS encoding rod-binding protein; this encodes MENHLSLFNITNYRAKLIDSLKHQVKTNPKKYALETAKQVEGIFIHMLLKSMRCSLTEGNLLENNQSRLYTEIYDEQISKELTKKGIGLTNIILKQIEQKKSYI
- the rne gene encoding ribonuclease E — translated: MKRMLINATQQEELRVALVDGQRLYDLDIENSGSEQKKSNIYKGKITRIEPSLEAAFVDYGMEKHGFLPLKEISKKYFPKNYNKNIRLNIKNILQEGQELIVQINKEERGTKGAALTTFVTLAGSYLVLMPNSPNITGISRRIEGNDRVELKESLLSLKLPKNMGLIIRTAGVGKPTKSLQWDLSLRLKHWDAIQKASENKAAPFLIHQESNVIFRAFRDYLRQDIGEILIDNPEILNVAREHISALGRPDFINKIKLYTGDIPLFSYYQIESQINSAFQRKVRLPSGGSIMVDSTEALTAIDINSARSTRGVDIESTAFNTNLEAVEEISRQLRLRDLGGLIVIDFIDMTPLSNQKAIENKLREIVREDRARVQIGNISRFGLLEMSRQRLSSSLGESSHHICPRCTGTGTIRDNESLSLSILRLIEEEALKENTYEVHAIVPIEIACYLLNEKRDAVHAIEKRQAGGKTIIVPNKNMKTPHYLVSRIRKGEQIPSMSYYLSGVKSNKNLKNNKKEMIDKKNKSKPFLKNNKLFHYSINSKNIIQKRFSKKNVKNNFFINFISWIKKYFLIKNIFIKSEILKKNIFHCKNNIFLKKEKNFSTNDTKSNITIISKNNKIRRNIDNKKTFENEFDLLNKRRNLSSRNKHFKKNNFINYIEQFNFFKLNAYNTKNNVFDNRNQYINVIKNENFIVLPAKQKFNSKNITSLKNKFINLYSTNSLQKVTGIVFSLELALGRVWFKNSLIKINATNKNHTFNTKKKINISSIYVNDQIIKKSTSLKKHNYLKENKKNHSYKIKKIFKSPNIIQERKKLHLSFKKNNVLVSNQEKIFNNQNFRKEKNKTQAYAPITKIFNSSYSGIHRKTIKSSIFLTQLNKNKSAAGAHSATNFSTSPITKTE
- a CDS encoding FlgK family flagellar hook-associated protein, with product MSSILNSTISSIDAIQILIDNTSEKVLNPSYRDSSERISIENNIDESNANAGVKIQKVYDEYNNFIEEEKRRTSERVQDEQTRIEEYIKLEDLFIEKIHIFNDLMNKLFSSIQENISNKNQNVFNEEIEKNLKNVVTGLKNFNEKLTFIENDVRNTISEKIKKANILINKIYNLNVTIRYFPVKQVPNGIYKYIDERDRLVDELNDIIGVTVIKDNNNFEVRLNSGMCLVNNDKKKNLMILTSDTDKRYISVGYWDDHEKTLKKIEHMIPSGSLGALLSFRKEELKNARNKLGQLTVNFADSINENHTLGYDMLGNLGKQVFNISTPEIISSSNNKSNPFTSIQWISTSNAQDTDYIVYMQNNHWTVQRLRDKTTFEPEIYHNNNNVYLTFDGMELKIEGNNNEGNMYMIKPYDKTLDELELLIVENTPFAFSSTNDINQQNRNNEIIIYNLNKDKLVNKKDTLGMSYLKFLKSISYKCNDLEEKVPFKRQMIRILNNKKLSMSDDINEDYQNLSYEQKCYIANVKILKMAESIFNDIIDCYS